A portion of the Parambassis ranga chromosome 22, fParRan2.1, whole genome shotgun sequence genome contains these proteins:
- the zfyve21 gene encoding zinc finger FYVE domain-containing protein 21 isoform X1, with protein sequence MSSVPDGKKLVRSPSGLRMVPENGAFNSPFSLDEPQWVPDKECPRCMQCDTKFDFIRRKHHCRRCGRCFCDKCCSKKVVLPRMCFVDPVRQCAECSLVSQKEMEFYDKQLRVLLGGGTFVVTLGTSEKSETMTCRLSNNHRYLFLDGESHFEVELSRISSMQILTDGTSPGENDIHTYTSLLDSHCISEGGTSRASGMLLHYKPMGSQDAQQLRMEAADDKKAASLWLAAMHKAAKLLYEARDQ encoded by the exons ATGTCTTCAGTGCCTGACGGGAAGAAACTCGTACGAAGCCCCAGCGGCCTCCGCATGGTCCCGGAAAACGGCGCCTTCAACAGCCCTTTCTCCCTCGACGAACCGCAGTGGGTCCCGGATAAAGAG TGCCCGAGATGTATGCAGTGTGACACCAAGTTCGACTTCATCAGAAGaaag CACCACTGTCGGCGGTGCGGCCGCTGTTTCTGCGATAAATGCTGCAGCAAGAAGGTGGTGCTGCCCCGCATGTGTTTCGTCGATCCGGTGCGGCAGTGCGCCGAGTGCAGCCTGGTCTCCCAGAAGGAGATGGAGTTCTACGACAAGCAGCTCAGAGTCCTTCTCGGAG GAGGAACCTTCGTCGTCACTTTGGGGACATCAGAGAAGTCAGAAACCATGACGTGCCGCCTCTCCAACAACCACAG GTATCTGTTCCTGGATGGTGAGAGTCACTTTGAGGTGGAGCTGTCTCGGATCTCCAGCATGCAGATTCTGACAGACGGGACGAGTCCAGGAG AGAATGACATTCACACTTACACCAGTCTGCTGGACAGTCACTGTATCTCTGAAG gtgggACGTCGCGCGCCAGCGGCATGCTCCTCCACTACAAACCGATGGGCTCTCAGGACGCCCAGCAGCTCCGCATGGAGGCGGCAGACGACAAGAAGGCGGCGTCGTTATGGCTGGCTGCCATGCACAAG GCTGCCAAGCTGCTGTATGAAGCTCGGGACCAGTGA
- the zfyve21 gene encoding zinc finger FYVE domain-containing protein 21 isoform X2, whose amino-acid sequence MSSVPDGKKLVRSPSGLRMVPENGAFNSPFSLDEPQWVPDKECPRCMQCDTKFDFIRRKHHCRRCGRCFCDKCCSKKVVLPRMCFVDPVRQCAECSLVSQKEMEFYDKQLRVLLGGGTFVVTLGTSEKSETMTCRLSNNHRYLFLDGESHFEVELSRISSMQILTDGTSPGGGTSRASGMLLHYKPMGSQDAQQLRMEAADDKKAASLWLAAMHKAAKLLYEARDQ is encoded by the exons ATGTCTTCAGTGCCTGACGGGAAGAAACTCGTACGAAGCCCCAGCGGCCTCCGCATGGTCCCGGAAAACGGCGCCTTCAACAGCCCTTTCTCCCTCGACGAACCGCAGTGGGTCCCGGATAAAGAG TGCCCGAGATGTATGCAGTGTGACACCAAGTTCGACTTCATCAGAAGaaag CACCACTGTCGGCGGTGCGGCCGCTGTTTCTGCGATAAATGCTGCAGCAAGAAGGTGGTGCTGCCCCGCATGTGTTTCGTCGATCCGGTGCGGCAGTGCGCCGAGTGCAGCCTGGTCTCCCAGAAGGAGATGGAGTTCTACGACAAGCAGCTCAGAGTCCTTCTCGGAG GAGGAACCTTCGTCGTCACTTTGGGGACATCAGAGAAGTCAGAAACCATGACGTGCCGCCTCTCCAACAACCACAG GTATCTGTTCCTGGATGGTGAGAGTCACTTTGAGGTGGAGCTGTCTCGGATCTCCAGCATGCAGATTCTGACAGACGGGACGAGTCCAGGAG gtgggACGTCGCGCGCCAGCGGCATGCTCCTCCACTACAAACCGATGGGCTCTCAGGACGCCCAGCAGCTCCGCATGGAGGCGGCAGACGACAAGAAGGCGGCGTCGTTATGGCTGGCTGCCATGCACAAG GCTGCCAAGCTGCTGTATGAAGCTCGGGACCAGTGA